The bacterium genome includes a window with the following:
- the thrA gene encoding bifunctional aspartate kinase/homoserine dehydrogenase I, with protein MNKGGKFARIMKFGGSSVGSAERIRNVAKIVLDALRQAQGKPTKGGVAVVVSAMQGVTDKLLALDFDFVKEKHLAAAKELKVPAPMELLNELELVIKGIKLLGDASPMALDLVASFGERLSSQLVASYLNKKTLSIAVDSRELVKTDSNFQNAAVDFTATNRNIKKFFSKLVVSRQSSVVVPVITGFISSDSAGKTTTLGRGGSDYSGAIFGVALGVDVVEIWTDADGIMTADPRIVKSAATLPQVSYEEAFEMAYFGAKVVHPATMLPAIKKNIPVLIKNTFNPKHPGTVIIGSAAKDGKIVKNVSAIDGMSLINVGGTDLAGVPGTAERVFRAVSEAKANVVLIAQASSEHTICLAVRNFEADRAVNAIKKEFENEVRRGKVAVERRDSQSIVAVVGDNMRGTPGIVGRVFAALGAAKINVSAIAQGGSERNISCVVNEGDKTAAIRALHREFFENVGELKIFLVGTGVVGGELLKQINLQLTTNDLQLKICGIADVEKMYLSEKGIDLRNWKKSVRAGEKTDLSKFIAEAAVMGGEKVFVDCTASEKIAKMYPQLVKSGFHIVTPNKKFNVSSHKEYTNLRSLLATHQKSFHYDANVGAGLPVISTIKNLLAAGDQIKKIEGVFSGTLSYLFNNFDGKRKFSDLVAQAKALGYTEPDPKEDLSGQDVGRKLLILARETGLPAELAEVKLENLVKPDSYFAGRIKKAKAKKSVLRYVATVQNGRMAASLKEVPMGNPLASLSGADNVFAIYTKYYKNPLVIRGAGAGAEVTAAAVLNGILRIKNGKTN; from the coding sequence ATGAATAAAGGCGGAAAATTTGCGCGGATAATGAAATTTGGCGGTTCTTCCGTCGGCTCGGCCGAGCGGATAAGGAACGTCGCCAAAATTGTCTTGGACGCCCTTCGGCAGGCTCAGGGCAAGCCCACAAAAGGCGGGGTTGCCGTGGTGGTTTCCGCTATGCAGGGAGTGACCGACAAGTTGCTGGCTTTGGATTTTGATTTTGTGAAAGAAAAGCATCTGGCGGCCGCCAAAGAGCTAAAAGTGCCGGCGCCGATGGAATTGCTCAATGAGCTGGAGCTGGTCATCAAGGGTATCAAGCTTTTGGGCGACGCATCGCCGATGGCCTTGGATCTTGTCGCCAGTTTTGGCGAGCGCCTCTCTTCGCAGTTGGTCGCCTCTTATTTAAATAAGAAAACTCTTAGTATTGCCGTAGATTCCCGTGAATTAGTAAAAACCGATTCCAATTTTCAAAATGCCGCCGTAGATTTCACCGCGACCAATCGCAATATCAAAAAGTTTTTTTCCAAACTCGTCGTCAGTCGTCAGTCGTCAGTTGTTGTTCCCGTTATCACCGGCTTTATTAGCTCCGATTCTGCGGGCAAGACCACTACGCTGGGCCGAGGCGGCTCCGATTATAGCGGGGCAATTTTTGGCGTGGCCTTGGGCGTGGACGTGGTGGAGATCTGGACCGACGCCGATGGAATTATGACGGCCGATCCTAGAATAGTGAAATCTGCCGCTACTCTTCCCCAGGTCAGCTACGAGGAGGCTTTTGAAATGGCTTATTTCGGGGCTAAGGTGGTTCATCCGGCGACAATGTTGCCCGCTATTAAGAAAAATATTCCGGTTTTGATTAAAAACACTTTCAATCCGAAGCATCCCGGCACAGTCATCATTGGGTCGGCGGCTAAGGATGGAAAGATTGTAAAGAATGTTTCGGCAATTGATGGAATGAGTTTAATCAATGTAGGTGGCACAGATTTGGCCGGTGTTCCGGGGACTGCCGAGCGAGTCTTTCGCGCAGTTTCTGAAGCCAAGGCCAACGTGGTCTTAATCGCCCAAGCATCCTCCGAGCACACTATTTGTTTAGCAGTTAGGAATTTTGAGGCCGATCGGGCGGTGAATGCTATAAAAAAAGAATTTGAAAACGAGGTGCGGCGCGGGAAGGTGGCAGTCGAGAGGAGAGATAGTCAGAGTATTGTGGCGGTAGTCGGAGATAATATGAGGGGAACGCCAGGAATAGTGGGTCGTGTTTTCGCCGCGCTTGGCGCGGCGAAGATAAATGTTTCCGCCATCGCGCAGGGCGGCTCAGAGCGGAACATATCTTGTGTGGTTAATGAAGGCGATAAAACGGCCGCGATCCGGGCGTTGCACCGGGAATTTTTTGAAAACGTCGGAGAGTTGAAGATATTTTTAGTCGGCACAGGAGTGGTCGGAGGGGAATTACTCAAACAAATCAACTTACAACTTACAACTAACGACTTACAACTGAAGATTTGTGGGATCGCCGATGTTGAGAAGATGTATTTGAGCGAAAAGGGTATTGATTTAAGGAATTGGAAGAAGTCCGTGAGAGCCGGTGAGAAGACTGACCTTTCGAAATTCATCGCGGAGGCGGCGGTGATGGGGGGTGAAAAAGTTTTTGTGGATTGCACCGCCAGCGAGAAGATCGCCAAAATGTATCCGCAGTTGGTGAAGTCGGGTTTTCATATAGTCACGCCCAATAAGAAATTCAATGTCTCTAGCCATAAAGAATACACTAATTTGCGTTCTTTATTGGCGACACATCAAAAATCTTTCCACTATGATGCCAACGTAGGAGCCGGCTTGCCAGTGATTTCGACAATTAAAAATTTGTTAGCCGCAGGAGACCAAATCAAGAAGATCGAAGGAGTATTCTCCGGCACTTTGAGTTATTTATTCAATAATTTCGACGGTAAAAGAAAATTCAGCGATTTAGTGGCCCAAGCTAAGGCTTTGGGTTATACCGAGCCGGATCCGAAAGAGGATCTGAGCGGACAGGATGTAGGAAGGAAGCTTTTGATCCTTGCCCGAGAAACCGGCTTGCCAGCAGAGCTTGCCGAGGTAAAATTAGAGAACCTAGTGAAGCCCGATAGCTATTTCGCCGGGCGGATTAAGAAGGCAAAAGCGAAGAAGTCAGTTTTACGGTATGTGGCGACGGTTCAAAACGGAAGAATGGCGGCATCTTTGAAGGAAGTTCCAATGGGCAACCCTCTGGCTAGTTTGTCCGGGGCCGACAATGTCTTCGCTATTTACACAAAGTATTATAAAAATCCGCTGGTGATTCGTGGCGCGGGCGCTGGAGCGGAGGTTACGGCAGCAGCGGTACTGAACGGAATTCTAAGGATTAAAAATGGAAAAACAAATTAA